A region of the Serinicoccus profundi genome:
CCCCGCAGCCGCCACGCCCCTCAGGTGGCCGTCTGCCTCTCGTCGTCCGGGAGGCCGAAGGCGGCGGCATACTCCCCGCTCCTCGCGAGGTAGCCGTCCCACCCCGTCGTCGCCGTCTCCCCGGTCCGCACGGACTCCTCGAGCCGGTCGAGGTAGTACTCCCATCCGGGGCCGACGTCGGTGACGAGCGAGCGGTCGGTGAGCACCTGGGCGAAGCGCAGGGTCGTGACCCCGGCCTCCTCGGCGAGCCGCAGGTCGAGGGTCCAGACCTGGGTCGGGTCGTCGTTCTCGTTGCGGACGCGCAGCCGGGTCGGCTCCTCGCAGACCTCGACGAGGTAGGGCTCGGTGGGCATGTCCTCCTCGAAGGCCCAGGTCACCTGCACCCGGCCCGTGCTCGGGTCGCCGGTCCACGTCGCGAACCAGCGCCCCAACCGCTCGCTCTCGGTCAGCGCCGCCCAGACGTCCTGGATCGGCGCGCGGAAGGTGCGGGTGAGGACGAGGTGGTCCTGTCCGTCGATGGTCTCGGGGGCTCCGGTGATCATGCGGTCTCCTCGGTGGTGGTGGTGTCGATGACGGCGTCGTCGGTGTCAGGCACCGATGGGGTATGCCGGGGCTCACCGTCGCGGCGCTCGCGCACCGTCCGGCGGACCTCGAGGTCGAGGGCATCCAGGTCGTGGGCGGCGATCGGCGGACCCGCGGCGCCCGCCCGCAGCCTCTGCGCATATGCCTCCACCTGCCTCAGCGGCGCCGGCTCCAGCCGGTAGTGCCGCTCCCGCCCCACGTCGTCGACGCGCACCAGGCCGGCCTCCCCGAGCAGCCGCAGGTGACGACTCACCGCCGGTCGAGAGATGCCCCGCCCCGCCGTCAGGTCGACGACGCGGCGCGCCCCCTCACCGGCCAGCTGCTCCAGCAACGAGCGGCGCACCGGGTCGGCCAGCGCGGAGAAGACGTCCATGCGAATAGGTAACCATATGTTGACCAGTCCGTCGAGTTGTGCGGAGGCGCGACCTACACGCGGGCGTCGACGACGCCTGCCGCGGACGACGCCAGGATGCGGCCGTCCGCCGTCATCAGCACCGCACTCTCGGCCTCCGCCTGGGCCAGCAGCACGCGGTCGAAGGGGTCACGATGCTCGAGCGGACTCGCTCGGACGCCGAGCACGTGCGCCGGCTCGATCGGGATGAGCCGCAGCCCTGAGCGCTCGATCGCCGGCACGAGCGGGGCAGGGTCGGGAAACTTCCCGATCGAGTGCTTGATCGACAGCTCCCACAGGCTTGCCGTCGACGCCAGGACCTGACTGGCGTCGTCGAGCGTGGAACGCGCCGCCAGCCCGAGCCGGTCGTCGTCGGTCAGGACCCACAGCAGCACGTGCGTGTCCAGCAGGACGCGACTCACCCCGCTCCGAGGAGTCGAGCCACCTCGGCGTCCGACTCGCGGAACGCCTGGTCGTCGTAGGTCAGGTCGAGCTCTCCGTAGCTGACCCGGGACGCCCGGTGAGGCACGAGGTCGGCGATGGGGGTGCCCGCTCGCGCGATCGTGACGCGCCCCCCCGCCTCGACCCGTTCCAGCAGCCGGGAGAGGTGGGTCTTGGCTTCGTGGATGTTGACGACGGCATCACTGCTCATCGACCTAGTCTAGTGGACTAACCCACAACGCGTCAGCCCCCGAGATGTGCTGGCAGCTCAGGCTCCAGGTCGAGCCAGGCGGCCAGGTCGTGCACCTGCTCGAGCACGCGCTCGCGGCGGGCGGCGCGCCATACCCCGTCCTCGTGCAGGGCGTCCACGCGCAGCACCCCACGCTTCGGCTCGGCGGTCGCGTCGAGCTTGCCGACCAGCTCGTCGCCGTCGAGCACGGGCAGCGCGTAGTAGCCGAACCGCCGCCGCGCCTTGGGCTTGTACATCTCGAGCACGTAGTCGAAGTCGAAGATCTCCTCCATCCGGGTACGGTCGAAGACCAGCCGGTCGATCGGGCAGAGCAGCGCGGCACGGCCGGCGAACGGCTCCGCCGGGTCGAGGTATGCCGGGTGCACGCGCCAGGTGCCCCCGACCCCCTCGACCACCGCCTCCTCACCCGCGGTCCGGGCGTCACCCGGCTCGACCGGGCACTCCTGGCTGCGGGAGCGCAACAACCCCAGGGAGGCGAGCCGACGTTCGTCCTGCACCTGGCGTGCCTGCTCGAGCGGGAGGGTGGGCACGTCGGGATAGACGCGGTCGGCGAGGTCCCAGAGCCGCTGCCCGGCCTCGCGGCCGGAGACCGCCACCTCCCCGCGCGCGACCATGAGGTCGAGCAGCCGCCCGAGGTTCTTGTCGTTGGTCCAGCCCGTCGAGCGCCACGGCACCTCGGTGGCGTCCGGCAGTGCCCCGGTCAGGGTCGGCCCCTCGGCCTCGAGGTGGGCCAGGACTGCGCGGCGCCCCCGGTCGTTGGCCTCGACCCAGCGCGCGATGCCCTCCTGCCACGGCCGGAGCCGGCCGTCGCGACGGGACGGTGCGGGCCAGGCCTCCATCTGGGCGAGGTGCAGCGCGATGTCCTCGCCCGGGCGGATGAAGCCGAGCAGCTCGATGAGGGTGCGCTCCGCGAGCAGCCGATCCAGCTCGCCGGTGTCGTAGCTGCTGCCCAGCCGGCTCCACAGCACGAGGTGCTGCGCGGGAGCCACTGCCTTGACCGGGTCGATCTGCAGCAGGGTCAGCTCGCGCACGGTCTCGACGACGTCGCCGGGCCGCGCGCGGGTGAGCAGCTGGGCGCGTACCGCGATGCGCTGCGCGTCGCGGCGGGAGAGGTGGTGGACGGTCACCCCGGCACCTCACACGCCCGCGCCGTCACGATCACGTCTTCGGCGGCTGCGCCCGGGCTCGCTCCACACCCAGGCGCACCAGCTCCGCGAGCAGGTCCTCGTCGTCGGCAGCCGCGCCCTCGCTGTGCACCCACTCCCGCATCGGCCGCCCCCGCATGACCATCGGCTCGAGCCCCTCGCGCTGCGCCAGCTCTGCAGCCAGCCCCTCGTCGACGTGGACCATCACGCCCTCGTCGCCCGTGGCGGCGACCGCCATGTGCCCGCCCACGAGGAAGGCGAGGCCGCCGAACATCCGCTTCTCGACCACCCCGGTCTCCCCTGCGAGAAGATCACGGATCCGCTGCGCCAACCCCTCGTCATACGCCATGGATCGAGTATGCCGCCCACGTCCGACATACGGCACGATGTGCTCATGACCCCCGACGCACGTGGACGGGCCTTCACCTCTGGCGACCAGGGAGTGCCGTGGTCGAGCGCTGCGGAGGTCGAGCAGTCGCGCGGCCTGTGGGACTCTGCGGCCAACCTCCTCGACAAGATCGCCACCGCGCTCCTCGACGACGACCAGCCTCGCGCCCAGACCCTGGCGGCTCGCGCTGCGGCGCTGCCCTACGACGAGCGGGAGGAGATCTGGCCCGGGGTCTTCGTCGCAGGGCAGCAGATCTTCAACACCCTGACCGACGCCGTCGAGGAATGGCCGGTCGACGACTCCTCCTGGATCGGCATCGTCGAGGACATGGCGACCGAGTCCGAGCTGGCGTCGGTGGAGATGCGGCACGTGGCGGCGGTGCTGGCCCACACGGCCACGCTGGTCGAGCTCTCGGCGATCGAGAAGAAGCGGCTCGCCCGGCTGGCCGGCGACTCCGACCCCATGCTCATCCCGGCGCAGGAGATCTCCCCCGAGGAGCACGCCGGGTCGATCGTCGAGCTCGTCCGCATCGAGCAGCGGCTGGTCGACCTGGTCGCCGAGCGGCTGGACGCGCTGGAGTCCGACGGCTGAGCGCACCGCGCGAGGAGTGCGGGTGACCACGCCTGGCAGGCCCGCGCCCGCAGCGCGAGCCGCCGCGAGCAGCGTCAGCGCCGGGCGAGGGCGAGGAAGACCGGGAAGGTCGTGCCGTTCTTGACGACGGTGCTGCAGTCGCCGACCCGGATGTCGACGAAGCCCGCCTGCTCGAGCTGGGCCGCGAGGCCGTCGCGGTCGAAGCCGTCGTGGCCGTCGAAGTCGTGCAGGTGGGCGTGGAACGAGCCGTCCTCGCTGTCCAGGTCGGCCACCGCGAGCTGGCCGCCCGGCGCGAGCAGGCTCCGGAAGCCGGCCAGCACCGGCCCGAGGTCCTGGATGTGGTGCAGGACGAGACTCGTGACGATGAGGTCGAAGGTCTCCTGCGGCGGCGCCTGCTCGGTGAGGTCGAGGTCCCAGATCGTCGTGCTCGCGGGCAGGTCGCCGGACGCGACCTTGCTCCGCGCCACCTCGCGCATGCCCGAGGAGGTGTCGGCGAGGGTCACCGTCCCGACGAGCTCGGCGAGCGCCTGGCTCACCAGGCCGGTGCCGGCGCCGTACTCCAGCAGCCGCTCGCGGCCGGTCAGCCCAGCCCGCGTGCGGATCGCGTCGGCGATCTCCTGCGCCCGGGCCTGCTTCTCCGGGTCGTCGTAGGTCGCCGAGATGCTGTCGAAGTGATGATCGCCCACGGGCCAAGAGTGACACGTCGCCGGTCAGCGCCAGACCTCTGGCGGCGACCAGTCCTCCGGCGGGTCCTCACCGACCCGGCCGTCGACCGCCTCCCGGAGCAGGTCCGCGTGACCGGTGTGGCGGGCATACTCCTCGAGGATGTCGAAGAGGATGCGGCGCAGGCTGACGTCCACCCCGAAGGGCCTGCCCCAGGCGACGATCTGGCCCAGCCCCTCGGCGTCGATGACCTCCCGGTGGCGCTGGCGGGTGGCCGCGACCGTCTCGTCGTACCGGTCGAGCAGGTCTTGCACCGGGTCGTCCGCGGCGGTGCGGAAGTCCCAGTCGGGGTCGGCGTTCCAGTCGACCTCGGTCCACGGCGGCCCGAGCGGTGAGCCGTCGATGCGCTGCGTCGCGGCACTGCGCTCCACGCCCGTCAGGTGCTTGATCAGGCCGCCCAGCGTCAGCGACGAGGCGCCGACCCGGGCCGCGAGCCCCTCGTCGTCGAGCCCGTCGACCTTCCAGCGGAAGGTCATCCGCTGGCGGTCGAGCGCGCCGAGCAGGTGCTCGATCTCGTCTCCGGCGAGCGGCGGTTCCCAGGCGGGTGAGGTGTTCATGACCGCGACGGTAGCCCTCGTGGCGGACAGTGGACGTCCGCCACGAGGGGCCGCGCGTCAGGTCAGGCGACCATCCCGTGCGGGTCGATGACGAACTTCGTCGCCGCGCCCTGGTCGAACTCGGCGTAGCCGCGCGGGGCGTCGTCCAGGCTGATCGTCTGGGCGTTGACGGCCTTCGCGATCTGCGCCCGGTCGTGCAGGATCATGTTCATCAGCTGCCGGTTGTAGCGCTTCACCGGGCACTGGCCGGTGGTGAAGTGCTGCGACTTGGCCCAGCCGAGCCCGAGGCGCACCCCGAGCGTGCCCTCCTTGGCGGCGTCGTCGACGGCACCGGGGTCGCCGGTGACATACAGTCCGGGTATGCCGATCCCCCCGGCCGCGCGGGTGATCGTCATGGCGTCGTTGAGGACGGTGGCGGGCGCCTCGTCGGCACCCTCGCCGTGACCGCGGGCCTCGAAGCCCACCGCGTCGACGGCCGCGTCGACCTCCGGCTCTCCGACGATGGCCTCGATCTTGTCGACGAGAGCGCCGTCACTGGTCAGGTCGATCCCGACGCACCCGAAGCTCTCGGCCTGCGCCAACCGCTCGGTGTTCATGTCGCCCACCATGACCACGGCAGCGCCGAGGAGCTGCGCCGAGTGAGCGGCGGCCAGACCCACCGGACCGGCGCCGGCGACATACACCGTCGATCCGGTCGTGACCCCGGCGGTGTAGGCGCCGTGGTAGCCCGTCGGGAAGATGTCGGAGAGCATCGTGAGATCCAGGATCTTCTCCAGGGCCTGGTCACGGTCGGGGAACTTCAGCAGGTTGAAGTCGGCGTAGGGGATCATGACGTACTCCGCCTGACCGCCGACCCAGCCGCCCATGTCGACGTAGCCGTAGGCCGCGCCGGCGCGGGCCGGGTTGACGTTGAGGCAGACGCCGGTGTGGCCCTCGTTGCACATCCGGCAGCGACCGCAGGCGATGTTGAAGGGCACCGAGCAGATGTCGCCCTCGTCGACGAAGAGCACGTCCTCACCCTTCTCCACGACCTCACCGGTGATCTCGTGGCCGAGGCTCTGCCCGACCGGGGCCGTGGTGCGGCCGCGGACCATGTGCTGGTCAGAGCCGCAGATGTTGGTCGTGACGAGCTTGAGGATGACGGCGTGCGGAGCCGCCTTGGCGATGCCGAAGTGGGTCGCTACCTCCCCGGGGATCTCCAGCGTGGGGTAGTCGACCGAGTCCACGGCCACCTCCCCCGGGCCGGTGTAGACGACGACGCGATTTCCTTGTGCCATGGCGCTCGACTCCTTCGTCTGCGACGGGCGGCGCCGGGTGGCGCCCCCGGTGCGACCAGGCGGCAGCCGTCAGGAGGGAAGGGATCGTCCTCGCGTGCGGCATACCGCCCGCACTCCCTCCACCCTGGCGGTCGCGCGGACTCCCCGCAAGCGCACAGCCGAACCTGGCAGGCTCGTGCCGTGCTCCTCGACCTGTGGGACCGTGCCACGACCACCCAGCCCGCGCTGGCGTGGCCGGTCGGCCTGCTCCTCGGCGTCGTGGCGCTGGTGCTCACCTGGAGCCCGTCGGGCTACCGCCTCGTGCGGCACCTCGTCACCCTCGTCCACGAGGCCGGCCACGCCCTGGTCGCGGCCCTCGCCGGACGACGGCTGACCGGGATCCAGCTGCACTCCGACACCTCCGGCGTGACCGTCTCCCGCGGGCGACCCCGCGGCGCCGGGATGGTCGCCACGGTGCTCGCCGGCTACCCCGCGCCGGCGGTCGTCGGGCTCGCCGGAG
Encoded here:
- a CDS encoding SRPBCC domain-containing protein — protein: MITGAPETIDGQDHLVLTRTFRAPIQDVWAALTESERLGRWFATWTGDPSTGRVQVTWAFEEDMPTEPYLVEVCEEPTRLRVRNENDDPTQVWTLDLRLAEEAGVTTLRFAQVLTDRSLVTDVGPGWEYYLDRLEESVRTGETATTGWDGYLARSGEYAAAFGLPDDERQTAT
- a CDS encoding ArsR/SmtB family transcription factor — its product is MDVFSALADPVRRSLLEQLAGEGARRVVDLTAGRGISRPAVSRHLRLLGEAGLVRVDDVGRERHYRLEPAPLRQVEAYAQRLRAGAAGPPIAAHDLDALDLEVRRTVRERRDGEPRHTPSVPDTDDAVIDTTTTEETA
- a CDS encoding type II toxin-antitoxin system VapC family toxin codes for the protein MSRVLLDTHVLLWVLTDDDRLGLAARSTLDDASQVLASTASLWELSIKHSIGKFPDPAPLVPAIERSGLRLIPIEPAHVLGVRASPLEHRDPFDRVLLAQAEAESAVLMTADGRILASSAAGVVDARV
- a CDS encoding type II toxin-antitoxin system Phd/YefM family antitoxin encodes the protein MSSDAVVNIHEAKTHLSRLLERVEAGGRVTIARAGTPIADLVPHRASRVSYGELDLTYDDQAFRESDAEVARLLGAG
- a CDS encoding DNA glycosylase AlkZ-like family protein, producing MTVHHLSRRDAQRIAVRAQLLTRARPGDVVETVRELTLLQIDPVKAVAPAQHLVLWSRLGSSYDTGELDRLLAERTLIELLGFIRPGEDIALHLAQMEAWPAPSRRDGRLRPWQEGIARWVEANDRGRRAVLAHLEAEGPTLTGALPDATEVPWRSTGWTNDKNLGRLLDLMVARGEVAVSGREAGQRLWDLADRVYPDVPTLPLEQARQVQDERRLASLGLLRSRSQECPVEPGDARTAGEEAVVEGVGGTWRVHPAYLDPAEPFAGRAALLCPIDRLVFDRTRMEEIFDFDYVLEMYKPKARRRFGYYALPVLDGDELVGKLDATAEPKRGVLRVDALHEDGVWRAARRERVLEQVHDLAAWLDLEPELPAHLGG
- a CDS encoding TfoX/Sxy family protein is translated as MAYDEGLAQRIRDLLAGETGVVEKRMFGGLAFLVGGHMAVAATGDEGVMVHVDEGLAAELAQREGLEPMVMRGRPMREWVHSEGAAADDEDLLAELVRLGVERARAQPPKT
- a CDS encoding class I SAM-dependent methyltransferase, producing MGDHHFDSISATYDDPEKQARAQEIADAIRTRAGLTGRERLLEYGAGTGLVSQALAELVGTVTLADTSSGMREVARSKVASGDLPASTTIWDLDLTEQAPPQETFDLIVTSLVLHHIQDLGPVLAGFRSLLAPGGQLAVADLDSEDGSFHAHLHDFDGHDGFDRDGLAAQLEQAGFVDIRVGDCSTVVKNGTTFPVFLALARR
- a CDS encoding DinB family protein; translated protein: MNTSPAWEPPLAGDEIEHLLGALDRQRMTFRWKVDGLDDEGLAARVGASSLTLGGLIKHLTGVERSAATQRIDGSPLGPPWTEVDWNADPDWDFRTAADDPVQDLLDRYDETVAATRQRHREVIDAEGLGQIVAWGRPFGVDVSLRRILFDILEEYARHTGHADLLREAVDGRVGEDPPEDWSPPEVWR
- the fdhA gene encoding formaldehyde dehydrogenase, glutathione-independent is translated as MAQGNRVVVYTGPGEVAVDSVDYPTLEIPGEVATHFGIAKAAPHAVILKLVTTNICGSDQHMVRGRTTAPVGQSLGHEITGEVVEKGEDVLFVDEGDICSVPFNIACGRCRMCNEGHTGVCLNVNPARAGAAYGYVDMGGWVGGQAEYVMIPYADFNLLKFPDRDQALEKILDLTMLSDIFPTGYHGAYTAGVTTGSTVYVAGAGPVGLAAAHSAQLLGAAVVMVGDMNTERLAQAESFGCVGIDLTSDGALVDKIEAIVGEPEVDAAVDAVGFEARGHGEGADEAPATVLNDAMTITRAAGGIGIPGLYVTGDPGAVDDAAKEGTLGVRLGLGWAKSQHFTTGQCPVKRYNRQLMNMILHDRAQIAKAVNAQTISLDDAPRGYAEFDQGAATKFVIDPHGMVA